The Streptomyces sp. NBC_00224 genome contains the following window.
GGGGCTCGGTCTTCCTGATCAACGTGCCCGCGATGCTGCTGCTGCTCGTCCTGGTCCCGCTCCTGGTCCCCGAGTTCAAGGACCCGGCGCCCGGGAAGTTCGACCTGCTGAGCGTGCCGCTGTCGATGGGCGCGGTGCTGCCGGTGGTCTACGGGCTCAAGGAGTTCGCCGCCGAGGGCTTCAGCGTGGCGCGGCTGGCTTTCGTCGCCGGCGGCCTCGCGGTCGGCTGGGTCTTCGTCCGCCGCCAGCGCACCAAGAAGGACGCGATGATCAGCCGCGAGCTCTTCCGCGACCGGGTCTTCGGCGCCGGGATCTCGCTCAACGCGGTCGCCGCCTTCGCGATGATGGGCTCGGCGTACTTCACCACGCAGTACCTCCAGTCGGTGCTCGGCATGGGCACGATGGAGGCGGCCCTGTGGTCGATGGCCCCCTCGCTCGCGGTGGGCATCGCGGCGCCGACGTCGACCGCGATCGCCGCCAAGGTGGGCAAGGGCCCGGTCATCGCGTCCGGCTTCGTGATCGGCTCGGCGGGCTACGGCATCCTCGCCTTCACCGGCACCGACTCCCTCTGGATCCTGCTGACCGGCGCCGCGGTGATCGCCAGCGGCATCGTCGCGGTGATGGCGCTGGTGTCGGACATGGCCCTGGCGTCGGCCCCGGCCGAGAAGGCCAGCTCGGCGGCCGCGCTCCTGGAGACCGGCCAGGAGTTCGGCGGCGCGCTCGGCATGGCGGTCCTGGGCTCGGTCGGCACCGCGGTCTACCGCTCCGACATGCCCGACTCGGCCCCGCCGGCCGCCCGCGAGACCCTGGGCGCGGCCGTCGCCACCGCCGACCACACCGTGCTGGCGGCGGCCCGGGAGGCCTTCGTACACGGCATGCAGTACGCGGCGGTCGGCGGGACGGTGCTGCTCCTGGTCACGGCGGGCGTGACGGTGGCCCTGCTGCGCAGGACCAGCGCGCAGGCCCCGGCCCCGGCGCCGGAGGGTGAACTGGTGGCGTGAGCCACGTATATACGCGACCGCCGGGCGGGCTCACTTCGAGCCTGCCCGGCGGTCGTGGTGTCCGGACCGGACCTAGAACTGGACGTCCGAGCAGGAGTAGAACGCGTTGCCCGTGTCCGCGATCGTCCACACCGCCAGGACCAGATGGCGCCCGGACTTGCCGGAGGGGATGGTGCCCTGGTGCGAGAGGGTGGCCGGGGGCTGCTTGTTGTAGAACGGGACGGTGAGGAAGGGCTGCGGGTCGAGCGCCGCGCGGGTGAGCTTCTTGCTCGGGTCCCAGCCCTGCTTGGTGAGGTAGTACCGGAAGTCCGTGGTGGCGTGCCTGGCCGTGAACTGCCAGCGGAAGGTGTACGTCTGACCTGCCGTCAGCTTGGTGGTGGGCCACCCGGTACCGCCGCGCGGGTCGTCGAGCTGGGCGAACCGGCTGTTGCCGCCCGCACAGAGCGTTCCGTCGGCGGGACCGGCGGCCGGGAAGCCCTTGGGGCCCTCGACCGACTGCGGCTCCCAGATGATCTCGCCGCAGTTCTGGACCGTGCCGTTGGCGCACACCTTCTGGCGGCTCAGGGGCTGGTCGGTGTAGCCGTGGCTGTTGGCACTGGAGGTGGCGAGCAGAGAGGTGCCCGCGGCCGCGAGCGCGACCACGGCCGCGCCCAGCTTCTTCTTTCGCATGCTGACGCTCCTGGAGAACGTGGGGGAGTTCTGGGGACGTGGCGCACGCGTGCAAAATCTGGTCTGGACCAACTCACAGGCTATTCCCGCCAGTTGAGCATGTCCAGACCAATCGCAACGCGGCTTCCACCCCGCAACTCCCCCGCGTTCAGGCGCCTTCGGCCCCGCCCCTGCCCGTGTAGAACGCC
Protein-coding sequences here:
- a CDS encoding MFS transporter is translated as MTHSPSTNLRAGRKEWTAFAVLLLPLLLVSMDVSVLYFAIPSITRELDPSATQQLWIFDIYAFALAGLLITMGSLGDRIGRRRLLLIGAAAFGLASVTAAYATSAEMLIAARALLGVGGATLMPSTMGLVRSMFRDDKQRGQAIGIWSGAMAGGIALGSVMSGVMLEHFWWGSVFLINVPAMLLLLVLVPLLVPEFKDPAPGKFDLLSVPLSMGAVLPVVYGLKEFAAEGFSVARLAFVAGGLAVGWVFVRRQRTKKDAMISRELFRDRVFGAGISLNAVAAFAMMGSAYFTTQYLQSVLGMGTMEAALWSMAPSLAVGIAAPTSTAIAAKVGKGPVIASGFVIGSAGYGILAFTGTDSLWILLTGAAVIASGIVAVMALVSDMALASAPAEKASSAAALLETGQEFGGALGMAVLGSVGTAVYRSDMPDSAPPAARETLGAAVATADHTVLAAAREAFVHGMQYAAVGGTVLLLVTAGVTVALLRRTSAQAPAPAPEGELVA
- a CDS encoding lytic polysaccharide monooxygenase, encoding MRKKKLGAAVVALAAAGTSLLATSSANSHGYTDQPLSRQKVCANGTVQNCGEIIWEPQSVEGPKGFPAAGPADGTLCAGGNSRFAQLDDPRGGTGWPTTKLTAGQTYTFRWQFTARHATTDFRYYLTKQGWDPSKKLTRAALDPQPFLTVPFYNKQPPATLSHQGTIPSGKSGRHLVLAVWTIADTGNAFYSCSDVQF